In the genome of Microbacterium endophyticum, one region contains:
- a CDS encoding ATP-binding cassette domain-containing protein: MVRSQPASVAVDVDDLSIERLSARGGDAARVVDGVTFTLERANTLVLMGPTGSGKSSLAAMLAGHGGADMKVVGGDARVEGISIRKGGRPLRQVTYHTGFLAQGDAARLPPRSTVAEIIAEPVTSRDRRANARAIALRVATLLDEFSLPLGMTSKYPYELSAGMRQRVALARAFMLEPRLLIADDIFANLDVDSRRLVREAIVRRREDRAMSAVLVTNDTDAVNALNPYVLVLRAGHPIAFGRGTKDLLWTPSSEADERLVAPSTIPTVR; this comes from the coding sequence ATGGTTCGCTCTCAACCGGCTTCTGTTGCCGTCGACGTCGATGATCTCTCGATCGAGCGACTCTCCGCACGGGGCGGCGACGCGGCCCGTGTCGTCGATGGAGTGACGTTCACATTGGAACGCGCGAACACTCTCGTGCTGATGGGGCCGACCGGCTCTGGTAAGAGCTCACTCGCGGCGATGCTCGCGGGACATGGCGGCGCGGACATGAAGGTCGTTGGTGGCGATGCCCGGGTCGAAGGCATTTCAATCCGTAAGGGCGGGCGTCCGTTGCGCCAAGTCACTTACCACACGGGGTTTCTCGCACAGGGAGACGCTGCGCGTCTTCCGCCGCGGTCAACCGTGGCTGAGATCATCGCAGAGCCTGTTACGAGTCGTGATCGCCGAGCGAACGCCCGTGCGATAGCGCTGCGCGTCGCGACCCTACTCGATGAGTTCTCTTTGCCGCTCGGGATGACCTCGAAGTACCCGTACGAGCTGAGCGCCGGGATGCGTCAGCGTGTTGCCCTCGCCCGCGCTTTCATGCTTGAACCACGGCTGCTGATCGCCGACGATATTTTTGCCAATCTCGACGTCGACTCACGACGACTCGTACGGGAGGCGATTGTCCGAAGGCGAGAAGATCGCGCAATGTCCGCCGTGCTGGTGACGAACGACACGGATGCCGTGAATGCGCTGAACCCTTACGTGCTCGTGCTTCGCGCGGGACACCCGATCGCCTTTGGTCGCGGTACGAAAGACCTCCTGTGGACCCCGAGTTCCGAAGCCGACGAGCGACTCGTTGCGCCGAGCACAATTCCAACTGTGCGCTGA
- a CDS encoding DMT family transporter, translating to MFWFSPTLDDVSNQLVGVFENPALLLGIPLALSGAVFMSFGAQYQHRGVTKVGQLAGGANSNGLTLSQLGRLLTRPSWVLGTVMLGLAIVCQLGALSVAPLIVVQPLGAISLVITTLLNARVTGHTPTRRSITAIIACVGGIFLFVTVAALFAVEQAVTTSQIVIVLLLLLVISIVLVLLWLLFRRRQARALFYVVAAGIVYGFVATLAKIVILRVQDGNFDWLTLLSLVALVAGTGLGAYFVQTAYSSGPPDLAIAGLTVVDPMVAVLVGLTVLGEGSAVPFWGYVIFIIAGAVAIWGVINLAIYHPQVMKDSQELNIRRGSGELRQPDETE from the coding sequence GTGTTCTGGTTTTCTCCCACGCTCGATGACGTCAGCAATCAGCTGGTTGGTGTTTTTGAGAACCCAGCTTTGCTGCTGGGTATCCCGCTGGCCCTTTCTGGCGCGGTTTTCATGTCGTTCGGAGCGCAGTATCAGCACCGGGGCGTTACAAAGGTGGGCCAGCTTGCTGGTGGCGCCAATTCAAACGGATTGACACTTTCTCAGCTGGGCCGTTTACTCACTAGGCCATCCTGGGTATTGGGCACCGTGATGCTCGGACTCGCCATCGTCTGCCAGCTGGGCGCGCTGAGCGTGGCGCCGCTGATCGTTGTGCAGCCGCTGGGTGCCATATCCCTCGTCATCACGACGCTGCTGAACGCGCGAGTGACAGGACACACTCCGACTCGCCGCTCCATCACAGCGATCATCGCGTGTGTGGGAGGAATCTTCCTTTTCGTCACGGTCGCCGCTCTCTTTGCGGTAGAGCAAGCAGTAACGACGAGTCAGATCGTCATCGTGTTGTTGTTGCTTCTGGTTATCTCGATCGTTCTGGTGCTGCTTTGGCTGCTCTTTCGTCGACGCCAAGCACGCGCATTGTTCTACGTCGTAGCGGCCGGAATCGTCTACGGCTTTGTGGCGACTCTTGCCAAGATCGTCATTCTTCGCGTCCAGGATGGCAATTTCGACTGGTTGACGCTACTCAGTCTTGTCGCTCTTGTCGCAGGTACCGGCCTCGGCGCGTACTTCGTGCAGACCGCGTATTCATCCGGCCCGCCTGACCTGGCAATTGCGGGTCTCACGGTGGTCGACCCGATGGTCGCGGTTCTCGTTGGCCTGACCGTCCTCGGGGAGGGATCAGCCGTCCCCTTCTGGGGCTACGTGATCTTCATCATCGCCGGGGCCGTGGCCATTTGGGGCGTGATCAATCTTGCGATCTATCACCCACAGGTTATGAAAGACAGTCAAGAGCTAAACATTCGTCGCGGCAGTGGCGAACTTCGCCAGCCGGACGAGACCGAGTAA
- the def gene encoding peptide deformylase: MAVLPICIMGDPVLHAPAAPVEVITDEIRTLVADMFETMDTAPGVGLAAPQVGVGLRIFTYTYQDDDGAPWRGVIINPELWIRPLEPGEPDEEEESEGCLSVPGERFPLRRSEGAIISGTDLEGAAVRLEVTGWRARILQHEFDHLNGVLYIDRIDDRDWKTVQKIARKRGWNRPGVSWMPGVDDLDA; this comes from the coding sequence GTGGCTGTTCTTCCAATTTGCATCATGGGTGACCCGGTATTGCACGCGCCTGCTGCGCCAGTCGAGGTCATCACCGACGAGATTCGTACCCTCGTCGCCGACATGTTCGAGACTATGGACACCGCCCCCGGCGTGGGCCTGGCGGCGCCCCAGGTGGGCGTCGGATTGCGAATCTTCACCTACACATACCAGGACGATGATGGCGCGCCCTGGCGGGGCGTCATCATCAACCCGGAGTTGTGGATACGACCTCTCGAACCAGGAGAACCCGACGAAGAGGAAGAGTCCGAGGGCTGTCTATCGGTACCGGGCGAGCGATTCCCCCTGCGCCGCTCCGAAGGAGCCATTATCTCGGGGACAGACCTCGAAGGCGCCGCAGTCCGCCTCGAGGTGACAGGATGGCGTGCGCGAATTCTGCAGCACGAGTTCGACCACCTGAACGGCGTGCTCTACATCGACAGAATCGATGATCGGGACTGGAAGACGGTACAGAAGATCGCCCGGAAGCGCGGGTGGAACCGGCCGGGCGTCTCCTGGATGCCGGGCGTCGATGACCTCGACGCCTGA
- a CDS encoding flotillin family protein: MEFAALGAVGLIAIIAVVVIIVVGVIVAILVRAWYRVARADEALVIVGKRQKSNDGGSSRITVITGGGAIVNPLTQRAEMISLRARQIKMEPTAQSSNGVTVNVNGVALVKIGSDPESVRRAAERFASQDKAIEQFTTEQLEGALRGVVATLTVEELMRDRQRLADQIAEGIKGDLSSQGLILDSFQIQGITDSNGYIAALGATEVERVKRDAEVAKINADREIRARQIATDEANLIEQTALDKNTAAAKAQVGRANAEAEQAEALERSERQQAVLLQEAENKQAQLDADVQKVADANLYERQRAADADAYAHVKEAEAHAQIAEQQAAATRVRAEADADAIRLEGDARAQAIRAEAEALSHNQEALLAQRALESLVPMMSEFAKGYDKVGSITVLGGEGASSHLASESASGLRATFDAVRAATGLDLAAVIQGRVVGNSVGDAIAETAPAAPTTVSPQAPEPAPES; encoded by the coding sequence ATGGAGTTCGCCGCACTAGGGGCTGTCGGCCTCATTGCGATCATCGCCGTCGTAGTAATCATCGTTGTGGGGGTCATCGTGGCGATCCTGGTACGCGCGTGGTATCGAGTTGCACGTGCTGATGAAGCTCTTGTAATCGTCGGTAAGCGTCAGAAGAGCAACGATGGTGGTTCCTCGCGCATTACTGTCATCACTGGTGGCGGCGCAATCGTCAATCCTTTGACGCAGCGTGCCGAAATGATCTCGCTGCGCGCGCGCCAGATCAAAATGGAGCCAACGGCGCAGTCCTCCAACGGTGTGACAGTAAACGTCAACGGTGTCGCACTCGTCAAAATTGGATCCGACCCCGAGTCGGTCCGGCGCGCAGCAGAACGCTTTGCATCTCAGGACAAAGCGATTGAGCAGTTCACGACCGAACAGCTCGAAGGTGCGCTTCGTGGTGTCGTTGCGACGCTGACAGTCGAAGAGCTCATGCGCGATCGTCAGCGCCTCGCCGACCAGATCGCTGAAGGGATCAAAGGTGACCTCTCCTCGCAGGGGCTCATCCTGGATTCGTTCCAGATCCAGGGGATTACCGACTCCAACGGCTACATCGCAGCCCTTGGCGCCACCGAGGTCGAGCGTGTGAAGCGTGACGCCGAGGTTGCGAAGATCAACGCGGACCGAGAAATTCGCGCTCGTCAGATCGCGACAGACGAGGCGAACCTGATCGAACAGACGGCTCTCGATAAAAACACCGCTGCGGCAAAGGCTCAGGTTGGTCGAGCCAATGCCGAAGCGGAGCAGGCTGAGGCTCTGGAACGCTCTGAGCGGCAGCAGGCCGTTCTGCTGCAAGAGGCCGAGAATAAGCAGGCGCAGCTCGATGCAGACGTTCAGAAGGTCGCTGATGCGAACCTTTACGAGCGTCAGCGCGCTGCGGATGCTGATGCGTACGCTCACGTGAAAGAAGCCGAGGCTCACGCGCAGATCGCTGAGCAGCAGGCAGCAGCAACGCGAGTACGCGCAGAAGCCGATGCTGACGCTATCCGTCTGGAAGGTGACGCTCGTGCGCAGGCGATTCGCGCTGAGGCAGAAGCGCTCTCGCACAACCAGGAAGCCCTGCTCGCACAGCGGGCGCTTGAGTCCTTGGTGCCGATGATGTCGGAGTTCGCGAAGGGCTACGACAAGGTCGGATCGATCACGGTTCTTGGGGGAGAAGGTGCAAGCAGCCATCTCGCCAGCGAGTCTGCGTCTGGGTTGCGCGCGACTTTCGATGCCGTGCGGGCCGCGACAGGTCTCGATCTTGCGGCTGTCATCCAGGGTCGTGTCGTTGGAAACAGCGTCGGCGATGCGATCGCTGAGACGGCGCCAGCGGCGCCGACCACCGTCTCACCGCAGGCCCCTGAACCCGCACCCGAGTCGTAA